In one Pseudomonadota bacterium genomic region, the following are encoded:
- the lepB gene encoding signal peptidase I, whose product MKTKSKTREYVESLIIAAIIAFFVRSFFLQAFRIPSSSMEPTLLIGDHLLVNRLSYVMKIPFTDKVIFNIGDPKKGDVVVFRYPVDPDKDFIKRVIATEGDTIAIKDKVIYINGKKTEDKWGHYSTTVILPEHINPRDNFGPYKVPGNAYFVMGDNRDRSLDSRYWGVVTKDHLVGRALILYFSLNGKPDNVLGYIRWSRIGNLIR is encoded by the coding sequence ATGAAAACAAAGAGTAAGACAAGGGAATATGTTGAATCGTTAATTATCGCAGCAATTATAGCATTTTTTGTAAGGAGTTTTTTCCTCCAGGCATTCAGGATACCCTCAAGCTCTATGGAGCCGACCCTCCTTATAGGCGACCATCTTCTTGTCAACAGGTTAAGCTATGTGATGAAGATTCCCTTTACGGATAAGGTGATTTTTAACATCGGAGACCCTAAAAAGGGGGATGTGGTAGTCTTTCGTTATCCTGTCGACCCTGACAAAGATTTTATTAAGAGGGTCATTGCAACCGAAGGGGATACGATAGCGATCAAGGATAAGGTGATTTATATAAATGGAAAGAAGACAGAAGACAAATGGGGGCATTATTCTACCACCGTGATCCTGCCTGAACATATTAATCCGAGGGACAATTTCGGACCATACAAAGTGCCCGGGAATGCCTATTTCGTGATGGGTGACAACAGAGACAGAAGTCTTGACAGCAGGTACTGGGGTGTTGTTACCAAGGATCATCTTGTGGGAAGGGCGCTCATATTGTATTTTTCTTTGAATGGTAAGCCGGACAATGTACTTGGATACATAAGATGGTCGAGGATTGGAAATCTTATACGATAA